The Microbacterium forte sequence ATTCGTCACACGAGCCGCCGTCCACGTTGGATGGTGCCGTCACCTACCGGGCGATGCCTCGCAGCAGCCGCGTCACCGTCTCCTCGACCCGCTCTGCACTCAACGGCTGACCGATCAACGCCGCGTACGACGCCATGGCGATGAGCTGGTCGGCGATCGCGTCGGCATCCACGTCTGCCCGCACCTGACCGTCGACCAGTCCACGCGCGATCCGTTCGGCGACCCACGAGCGGATCGGAGCCGCGAGACGCTCGTTGAGCGCCAGGCCGAGTTCGTGGTCGGTGGCGGTCACCGCGATCAGCGCCCGGGCGAGTGCGACACCTTCGGGCCTTGCGAGCCCGTCTGATATGGCCGAGAACCACGCATGCAGGTCGGCCCGGATGTCGTCGCTCATCGCGACGGCGGGGTCGGCCCCTGGCAGGTCTCCTTCGAGCAGCGCCTCTCCGAGGATCGCCGCCTTCGACGGCCACCAGCGGTAGATCGTCTGCTTGGCGACTCCCGCTGTCTCAGCGAGCCCCTCGATCGTCACCGCTTCGTAGGCACCGGCCACCACGGCAGCGCGCATCGCCTCGAGCACGGACTGGCGCGCGGCTTCACTTCGGGGACGGGGCACCTGAACAGGCTACCGAGCCGAACACCCTCAGCTGCGCGGGCGGTAGGTGTGCGCGACCGCTCCCGACGCGAACTCCCGTCGCTCGACGAGCTCGAGCCGCGTCCGCTCACTGAGCCCGTCGAGCAGCCTCGGCCCGTGCCCGGCGATGATCGGATGCATGACGAAGGTGTACTCGTCGATCAGCCCCAGCTCGGCCAACGCGAGAGGGAGGGTCACGCCGCCCACCGACAGCCCCTCGCCCGGCTGATTCTTGAGCGCGCGAATCGCCTCGGCCAGGTCACCCTGAACGAGCTCGGCGTTCCAGTCGACCGCATCCAGCGTGCGCGAAACGACGTGCTTCGGCACGCGGTCGATGGCCTCGGCGAACGGGATCTCCCATTCCTGCATCCAGTCGGGCCACACTCCGGATGCCGGGCGACGCCACGCACCCTGCATCATCTCGTAGGTCGTTCGGCCGTAGATGACGGCATCCGCTCGCTCCATCTCAGACGTCCAGAAGCCCATCAGCTCCTCATCCGGAGCGACGCCCGCCTCGTGGTGGACACATCCATCGAGAGTGACGTTGATCGAGTAGCGCAGTGGTCTCATCTCGCCGATCTCCTTCGATGCGGGCGGTGGTTTTGCAGGATGGGACTCAGATTACTTTCGGGGGTCGACCGCTGGAAGCCCACGATCCAACTGCGGAGGCGCGCTCGAAACGCGGCCGCCGCCAGCTAGCCACCACTGACGACTCAGGCCCGGTTTCCCATTCGGAGCTCGTGCGCCTGCTGGGCACGAACCTCTTCAGCATGGCGCGCTGCATCTGCATCGGTATGGGCCCCGAGGGCCGAGCGGGTCTGGAGCCCCACAGCACGCGCGTGCATAGCGAGCAGACCCGCGAGGACACCGATACCGATGAGCGTCGAGCCAATGGACAGGCTGAAGCCGGCGGTGCGCAACTGCTCCGAATCAATGTCGAGCAAAGATCTGCTCGGCCACGACAGGTACCCGTCGATTGCAAAACCGGCACCGACGACCAGCGCGATGATCGTCGTCCAAACCAGAAGTCTCATGGACGGATCCTATTGGGCGACCAGCCGCGGCGATCCGGAGCAAGCCCCCTGTTCCGCACGCGCCGGCCGCTCTAGTGTGACCGGCATGTTGAAGATCGTGTCGATCGTGATCCGCGTGAACGACCTCCCGGCGCAGTCGCTCTTCTGGCAGGCGGCCCTCGACTATGTCGAGCGCGAACCGGCATCCGACGACTGGGTCGTGCTGAAGCCGCGCGACGCGGACGCCCCCTGCATCGCGCTCGACGCCCACCATTCGGAGCGGGTACTGCCGCCGCGCATCCACCTCGACATCTACGCCGAGGATCAGGATGCCGAAGTGCGCCGCCTGGCCGAACTCGGCGCCCGGGAGGTGCACTGGGACAACCTGCCCGACGATGCCGACTACGTGATCATGGAAGACCCCGAGGGCAACCGTTTCTGTGTCGTGGACCGACCGGACTGGGCGGGGTGGGAGCGGGCTCGGGCCGAGTGACGCACCCCCTCGTCGGCACTCAGATCGCCAGACGTTGTCGAGCGGACCCCGGGAGAGTGCGAGCGCTCGAGGTCCGCTCGAACGGTCGGGAGACATGTCAATCGGCGCCTTTGCCCGCCTTCGCGACCGCATGACGTAGCAAAGCACACATACGAGGACAGTGCAGTATCTTGCATCGCCGTCCGACCGGGGAGTGCGACGCGGTCCCACTCCGGCGCCGACGCTCTCGCCGACCGAGGCGCCATTCCGGTCTGAATCGTTACTTGTCCGACGCGTCCAGCAACCGATATACAGGTCAAAGCGCTCTGGGGGCGCTGGCGATTCGTCGCCTCACTGTCGAGGGGAACTCTCATGTCACTGCCGCCTGCCTCCTGGCATCCAGATCCGCAGAATCCGCATCAGCTGCGCTGGTGGGACGGCCATCGCTGGACGGATGCCACATCGCCCTCGCCGGCTGCTGCCGTGACATCGCAGCTGTCGCACCCCGCTCCGGCCGCAGCATCCGTCGCATCGAAGCGACGCAGCGGGTGGCGCACGGCCGGCATCATCATCGGCGCACTCGTGGTCGGCGGGGTACTGGCCCGTGTGTCGCCGATCGCGATCCTCCTGGTGGCCACGGCGATGGTCGGGATCGCCCTCTATGTGATGGCCGCTCGCCCTCTGCCGGCACTGGGACTGCGGTCACGGATGTCGGGTGTGGTCGCCCTGGGTATGGCCGCTCTTCTGGTCACGGGTGGCGGCATCGCCAGCGCGAACGGCGGAGGCACTCCGACGGCATCCGAACCTCAGAACTTCGCGGCCGTGGCGACATCGACTCCGAAGCCCAGCCCGACCCCCACGCCGACCACGTTCGAGACCGCGACCGAAGAGGTGCCCGTGCCGTTCGAGGCGGCCACGGTCGACGACCCGCAGCTCGATCAGGGCGCAACAGCACTCGTCTCCGCCGGTGTGAACGGTGTGAAGGTGATCACATACCGCGTGACCATGGTCGACGGTGTGGAAGTGTCTCGCGAGGTCGTCAGCGAAGCTGTCTCGTTGCAGCCGGTCAACGAGGTGACAGCGATCGGAAGCAAGGCTCCCGCACCGGTTGCCGTGCCCGCTCCTGCGCCCGCACCGGTGCCCGCACCGGTGCCGCTCGTGCAGCAGGGCGGTGGTGGCTGCGACTCGAACTACACCGGTGCATGCGTGCCGATCTCCAGTGACGTCGACTGCGCTGGCGGCAGCGGGAACGGACCGGCGTATGTGCAGGGCCCGGTGCAGATCGTCGGCTCGGACATCTACGACCTCGACCGCGACGGAGACGGGATCGCCTGCGACTAGTCTCTAGTCTCCCGCCTCGAGCGACCGGTAGAAGTAGAACGCGCGCTCGCCGGAGTCCGGGTCGACGCCACTGAACCCGTGCCGCTCGTAGAAGCGCATCGCTCCGGCGTCCGACTCGTCGACGTTGATCTCGATCGCCGCGACGCCGAGCTCGCGGCAGATCTCGACCATGTGCTGCAGGATCGCACTGCCGATTCCGGTGCCCCGCTGCTCGGGCTCGACGTACATCTCGTCGAGCAGCGCGACGGGCCCGTCAGACCACACGTTCGAGCGCAGGGTCACGAGGGCGACGCCGACCGCGGGTTCGCCTCCGAGCACGGCGAACGTCGATGATTCAGCGAGCAGCACCTGCAGGCGTTGTGCGAGAACCTCGGCGCCGGGAGTCTCGGTGTCGAACTCCGTGTTGAACGCGTGCAGCATCACGGCGAGGCGGTCGGCGTCCGAGGGATCGGCCCGTCGGATGCGGGGAGTCGGGGTCATGCGGGGGCGCCTTTCTTGTGTCGTGGTGCGTTTCGTCTCGGGCCGCTCCGCGGGCCTCGCTCAACGGACAGATCACGGTCGTTGAGCGAAGACGACGAAGTCGACTGAGACGAAACGTCGACCGCGGGGGCGTTTCGTCTCGGCCTCGCTCGACGAGCGAGGTCCGCGGCACCCTCAGCGATCAGGCGCTGTCCGAGTCGGCCTTTCGCGACCCGGCCTCGAGCACGTCGCCGGCCGGAAGCTCCTGGTGTCCGCCGAACTGCAGGCGCATCGCCGACAGCACCTGGTTCGCGAACTTGTCTTCGTCGCGCGAGGCGAAGCGCTCGAACAGTGACGCCGCGAGCACCGGCACGGGCACGCCCACGTCGACAGCGGCCTTGACCGTCCAGCGGCCCTCGCCGGAATCGGAGACCCGACCGGCGAGACCGTCGAGCTGCGGATTCTCTGCCAGCGCGGCGGCCGTCAGGTCGAGCAGCCACGACGAGATGACGGACCCTCGGCGCCACAGCTCTGCGACCTTCGACGTGTCGATCGGGAACTGGTAGAACTCGGGCTCCTCCAGCGGGGCGATCTCGGCCGAGTGCTCGGCCTCGCGCACTCCGGCATCCGCGTTGTGCAGCAGGTTGAGGCCCTCGGCGATCGACGCCATGATGCCGTATTCGATGCCGTTGTGCACCATCTTCACGAAGTGCCCCGCGCCCGACGGCCCGCAGTGCAGATAGCCCTGCTCCTCGGGGGTGAGATCTCCCGTGCGCCCGGGAGTGCGCTCGATCTCGCCGACCCCCGGAGCGATCGTGCGCAGCACCGGCTCGATGCGCTGCACGGCCTCGTCCGGTCCGCCGACCATCAGGCAGTATCCGCGGTCGAGCCCGAACACTCCGCCGCTCGTGCCGACATCGACGTAGTGGATGCCGCGCTCACGGAAGGCCTTCGCCCGCCGCACGTCGTCGCGATAGTTCGAGTTGCCGCCGTCGATCAGGATGTCGCCCTCGTCGAGCACCTCCGCGACCTGGTCGGCCACCGCTCCCGTGAGCGATGCGGGCACCATCATCCATACAGCCCGCGGCGCTTCGAGCTTCGACGCCAGGTCGGCCATGCTGTCTGCACCCACGGCTCCCTCGGCGACCAGCGCCTGCACCGCATCGGCATTCACGTCATAGACCACGCACTCGTGCCCCGCCCGCATGAGGCGGCGCACAATGTTGGCACCCATCCGACCGAGTCCGATCATCGCCAGCTGCATGAGAATCCCTTCGTCCCCGCCCCCGATGGGCCGAGTCGGGGCAATCCTGGCACGGGTTCAGGGGTGGCTCAATGCCGTGGCGCGGTGGGCGCTCGATACGGGGTCGATGATGCACCGCTGGCCTCGGTTTGCGGTGCAGAAGTGACCTCGCACGCATCGGGCACTCGGTGCGGGGTCGAAAACGCATCCGAACGGCCGTCTTTCGATGTGAAAGTGACCCCGCACGCGGCCGGCGCCCGGGTTCCGATGCGGAAGTGACCCCGCACGAACCCCACCTCGGTGAGGGCCGCGTCCGGACAGCCTTCCGCATCCGGGCCGAGGGCTCCCGGTGGATGGAAGGATTGAAGAATGACCACCGGAACGTTCGACCAGATCACGCAAGACGACCTGCGAGCGGCAGGCAGCCTGAAATGGACGAACTTCCCCGACATGATCGGCGCGTTCGTCGCCGAGATGGACTTCGGACTCGCCCCCGCGATCAACAGCGCGGTGAAGGATGCGTTGGATCTGGGTGTCACCGGCTACCTGCCCGAGAAGCTCGCCAAGGACCTCTCGCAGGCCACGGCGCGCTGGTACTCGGATTCGTATGGGTGGGAGATCTCGCCCGAGCGGGTGCACCATGTGCCCGATGTGATCGCCGCGTTCGAGCTGGCGATAGAGCACTTCACGACTCCCGGCTCGGCGATCATCGTGCCGACGCCCGCATACATGCCGTTCCTCCTGGTGCCGCCGATGCATGACCGTCGAGTGATCGAGGTGCCGAGCATCGAGGTCGACGGACGCTGGGTCATGGACCTGGATGCCGTCGCCCAGGCGTTCCGCGACGGCGGCGAGATGCTGGTGCTCTGCAACCCGCACAACCCCCTCGGCACCGTGGCGACCCGTGACGAGCTGCTCGCGATCGCCTCGGTCGTGACGGATGCCGGAGGCCGGGTGTTCTCCGACGAGATCCACGCCCCCATCGTCTACGCGCCGGCTCAGCACATTCCCTACGCATCGGTGTCGGAGGCGGCGGCGTCGCACACGCTGACCGCGACGTCGGCGTCGAAGGCGTGGAACCTCGCAGGCCTCAAGTGCGCGCAGGTCATCCTCTCGAACGATGCAGACGCCGCGCTCTGGGAGAGCCTCGGATTCTGGGCAGGGCACGGCACCTCGACGCTCGGCGTCGTCGCGAACATCGCCGCCTACACGGGCGGCCGCGAGTGGCTCGACGAGGTGGTCGACTACCTCGACGGCAACCGGCGGATGCTGGCGCAGCTCGTCGACGAGAAGCTGCCCGGCGTGCGGATGATCGTGCCCGAGGGCAGCTACATCGCGCTTCTCGACTTCCGCGAGACCGAGGTGACCGGAGATCTCGGCGAGTGGTTCCGTGAGCACGCCGGGGTCGCGATGACGGACGGTGCCGCCTGTGGTGAGGCAGCGATCGGATACACGCGCTTCGTCTTCGCGCTCCCCCGACCGGTCATGGTCGAGGCGGTCGACCGGATCGCCGCCGCACTGCGCGACCGGGCCGTCTGAGCGCGTTTCGTCTCGCTCCGCTCGCTCAACGACCGGTGCTGCTCTTCCGCTCTCAGTCGCTGGCCGAGGACGGCACCCCTCCCCACCCCGGTCATTGAGCGAGGACGGCGCCCCCCTCTCCCCGGTCGTTGAGCGAGGACGGCGCCCCCCTCTCCCCGGTCGTTGAGCGAGGACGGCGAAGCCGACCGAGACGAAACGCACCCACACCCCCTCCTCCCGGTCGTTGAGCGAGGACGGCGAAGCCGCCCGAGACGAAACGCACCCACACTGCGGACGGCGGCGATTGTCGGCATCCGCGCGTACGCTCCGGCTGCATGGGATACGTCTACATTCTTCGCTGCTCCGACGGCACGCTCTACGTCGGCAGCACCCGCGATCTCACCAAGCGGATCGTCCAGCACCAGGAGGGGATGGGCAGCGAGTACACGAAACGGCGGCTCCCGGTCGAACTCATCTGGAGCAGCGAGCACGCCCGCATCGATGACGCCTTCGCATGGGAGAAGCGCCTGCAGGGGTGGAGCCACGCGAAGCGACTGGCGTTCATCGACGGCGGGCTGGATGCGGTGCGTGGGTGGAGCGTGCGGGAGCGGCGCGAGCGGGCGGCTCGGGGGAAGCGTCCCGCGGTGAGGTAGCGCGTTTCGTCTCGGGCGGCTCCGCCGGCCTCGCTCAACGACCGGGGGCGAAGGCGCTCACCGGGGGGGGGGGGGGGGGACGAAAGCTCCGGCGGGAATCCGGAACACCGCATCCGCATCCGCATCCGCATCCGCATCCGCATCCGCATCCGCATCCGCCAGACCATCGCCGATCCCAGGCGCGCAGCTGCGCCAGGCGACGCTGGGCTCCCGTGACGCCGAGCATCATCGCGCCGGTGACCATGCACGATTCGGACCCCGGGCCAGAACCAGACGAATAGGTATACTTATTCCCAGGGAGCAGCGCCCAGAATCGCGGGATTCCAGCCATCTCGTACATAACTAAACATATAAATAGATTTAATCTGCATTCCGGGCTACACTCGGCGATGTCGTCCAGAGCGGGGCGACCTCAGGTTCACCGAGGAGCATCGTGGCTCAGACCCATTCGGACTTCATCCACTCCGTCGCAGAGCGCGTGCGATCGCGCACAGACGAGGCGACAGCGGCCATGTTCGAGCGCTGCTTCGAGAACACCCTCGGCACCACCCTGCGCGAGATGCCCGACGGCACCCTGTTCATGCTGACGGGCGACATCCCCGCGATGTGGCTGCGCGACTCGACCGCCCAGCTCGGCCCGTACCTGCACTTCGCTGCCGAGGACCAGACCATCAGCGACATGATCGCCGCGGTGTCGCGCCGGCAGATCGAGTACGTGCTGCTCGACCCGTATGCCAACGCCTTCAACGCCGCACCCGACGGCAGCGGACACCAGAGCGACCGCACCGAGCAGTCGCCCTGGATCTGGGAGCGCAAGTACGAGGTCGACTCCCTCTGCTACCCCGTGCAGCTCGCACACGACCTGTGGGCGACGACGGGCCGCGCCGACCATCTCGGCGACTCCTTCGCCCG is a genomic window containing:
- a CDS encoding TetR/AcrR family transcriptional regulator encodes the protein MPRPRSEAARQSVLEAMRAAVVAGAYEAVTIEGLAETAGVAKQTIYRWWPSKAAILGEALLEGDLPGADPAVAMSDDIRADLHAWFSAISDGLARPEGVALARALIAVTATDHELGLALNERLAAPIRSWVAERIARGLVDGQVRADVDADAIADQLIAMASYAALIGQPLSAERVEETVTRLLRGIAR
- a CDS encoding dihydrofolate reductase family protein, with translation MRPLRYSINVTLDGCVHHEAGVAPDEELMGFWTSEMERADAVIYGRTTYEMMQGAWRRPASGVWPDWMQEWEIPFAEAIDRVPKHVVSRTLDAVDWNAELVQGDLAEAIRALKNQPGEGLSVGGVTLPLALAELGLIDEYTFVMHPIIAGHGPRLLDGLSERTRLELVERREFASGAVAHTYRPRS
- a CDS encoding VOC family protein, giving the protein MLKIVSIVIRVNDLPAQSLFWQAALDYVEREPASDDWVVLKPRDADAPCIALDAHHSERVLPPRIHLDIYAEDQDAEVRRLAELGAREVHWDNLPDDADYVIMEDPEGNRFCVVDRPDWAGWERARAE
- a CDS encoding G5 domain-containing protein, whose product is MSLPPASWHPDPQNPHQLRWWDGHRWTDATSPSPAAAVTSQLSHPAPAAASVASKRRSGWRTAGIIIGALVVGGVLARVSPIAILLVATAMVGIALYVMAARPLPALGLRSRMSGVVALGMAALLVTGGGIASANGGGTPTASEPQNFAAVATSTPKPSPTPTPTTFETATEEVPVPFEAATVDDPQLDQGATALVSAGVNGVKVITYRVTMVDGVEVSREVVSEAVSLQPVNEVTAIGSKAPAPVAVPAPAPAPVPAPVPLVQQGGGGCDSNYTGACVPISSDVDCAGGSGNGPAYVQGPVQIVGSDIYDLDRDGDGIACD
- a CDS encoding GNAT family N-acetyltransferase → MTPTPRIRRADPSDADRLAVMLHAFNTEFDTETPGAEVLAQRLQVLLAESSTFAVLGGEPAVGVALVTLRSNVWSDGPVALLDEMYVEPEQRGTGIGSAILQHMVEICRELGVAAIEINVDESDAGAMRFYERHGFSGVDPDSGERAFYFYRSLEAGD
- the gnd gene encoding phosphogluconate dehydrogenase (NAD(+)-dependent, decarboxylating), yielding MQLAMIGLGRMGANIVRRLMRAGHECVVYDVNADAVQALVAEGAVGADSMADLASKLEAPRAVWMMVPASLTGAVADQVAEVLDEGDILIDGGNSNYRDDVRRAKAFRERGIHYVDVGTSGGVFGLDRGYCLMVGGPDEAVQRIEPVLRTIAPGVGEIERTPGRTGDLTPEEQGYLHCGPSGAGHFVKMVHNGIEYGIMASIAEGLNLLHNADAGVREAEHSAEIAPLEEPEFYQFPIDTSKVAELWRRGSVISSWLLDLTAAALAENPQLDGLAGRVSDSGEGRWTVKAAVDVGVPVPVLAASLFERFASRDEDKFANQVLSAMRLQFGGHQELPAGDVLEAGSRKADSDSA
- a CDS encoding MalY/PatB family protein, translated to MTTGTFDQITQDDLRAAGSLKWTNFPDMIGAFVAEMDFGLAPAINSAVKDALDLGVTGYLPEKLAKDLSQATARWYSDSYGWEISPERVHHVPDVIAAFELAIEHFTTPGSAIIVPTPAYMPFLLVPPMHDRRVIEVPSIEVDGRWVMDLDAVAQAFRDGGEMLVLCNPHNPLGTVATRDELLAIASVVTDAGGRVFSDEIHAPIVYAPAQHIPYASVSEAAASHTLTATSASKAWNLAGLKCAQVILSNDADAALWESLGFWAGHGTSTLGVVANIAAYTGGREWLDEVVDYLDGNRRMLAQLVDEKLPGVRMIVPEGSYIALLDFRETEVTGDLGEWFREHAGVAMTDGAACGEAAIGYTRFVFALPRPVMVEAVDRIAAALRDRAV
- a CDS encoding GIY-YIG nuclease family protein, which gives rise to MGYVYILRCSDGTLYVGSTRDLTKRIVQHQEGMGSEYTKRRLPVELIWSSEHARIDDAFAWEKRLQGWSHAKRLAFIDGGLDAVRGWSVRERRERAARGKRPAVR